One genomic window of Leptospira paudalimensis includes the following:
- a CDS encoding SpoIIE family protein phosphatase has translation MDKGVFPCPYLPLKSSFFKITFLFQVFFFLNFPVYSVDKEDIGEKYIATKEFSYWIDTKSNTGVDSVLKEGKFQQVQDEFVNFGFLKGTLWLRLDPEKFPNPTKFPLLLIQAHNIDLVELYHKHDGDSFIVSKSGHLQPMFQREFPHRNFVFRLGHQKETILIAIKSDISLQFSIVFTNQRNLQREDYLNQWVYGLFFGSLGIIILYNLAIAFFVRDKSYFFYIGYVFFFGLGQLSLLGFWGYFFVPNSYYWKRVGIPVFFSICLFFFVLFTANFLKIKVRLPRTTRLYQLLGAFSLFNVCIALFGGIAEASIGVSWLSVSICITLFGMLVWGLKKRIRSFYYISIAFFLLLLTCIVYGLLKFGILPSNSFLEEMLFPIASLADITLFAFALADRIQLLRQEKDLALAQVTSLRRERKISRDILMQSLPKTNPDVKGLQIQIYIQPMKDVGGDFYEYHSPNQYELGIVLCDVSGHGIPASLISAMGKVAFTTQKDSISSPKQVLEGMNRVLYGNCSPQYVTASYLYLNSSTNVWRFGRAGHPSAFLQRASGEIIKVHPKGKIIGVFPEIQIDEITYPVFPKDRILLLSDGVLECFDPKGNMFGDAGLIDFLKTNRELPNHLFKGKLIQELESFSNREIKDWEDDLTFIFLELV, from the coding sequence ATGGACAAGGGAGTTTTCCCTTGTCCCTACCTACCATTGAAGTCATCCTTTTTCAAAATCACTTTCCTATTCCAAGTTTTTTTCTTTCTCAACTTTCCTGTTTATTCCGTGGATAAGGAAGATATTGGGGAAAAATATATTGCAACAAAGGAATTTAGTTATTGGATCGATACAAAATCGAATACGGGAGTCGACTCCGTATTAAAAGAGGGAAAGTTTCAACAAGTCCAAGATGAATTTGTCAATTTTGGTTTCTTAAAAGGAACATTATGGTTACGACTTGATCCAGAAAAATTTCCCAATCCAACAAAATTCCCTCTTCTATTAATTCAGGCACATAATATCGATTTGGTGGAATTGTATCATAAACATGATGGAGACAGTTTCATTGTTTCTAAATCTGGGCATTTACAACCTATGTTCCAAAGAGAATTCCCACATAGGAATTTTGTGTTTCGTTTGGGACACCAAAAAGAAACCATACTAATAGCAATCAAATCCGATATCTCCTTACAGTTTTCAATTGTTTTCACAAACCAAAGGAACCTTCAAAGAGAAGATTATTTAAACCAATGGGTTTATGGATTATTTTTTGGAAGTTTAGGAATTATCATTTTATACAATTTAGCAATCGCATTTTTTGTCAGAGACAAAAGTTATTTTTTCTATATAGGATATGTTTTCTTTTTTGGACTCGGCCAATTATCCCTCCTTGGATTTTGGGGATACTTTTTTGTTCCAAATTCGTATTATTGGAAACGAGTCGGTATCCCTGTCTTTTTTAGTATTTGCCTTTTTTTCTTCGTATTATTCACAGCTAATTTTTTAAAAATCAAAGTACGCTTACCTAGGACAACTAGGTTGTATCAACTTTTAGGTGCCTTCTCTTTATTTAATGTTTGTATCGCTTTGTTTGGTGGAATCGCTGAAGCATCAATCGGTGTGAGTTGGTTATCAGTTAGTATTTGTATTACTTTATTTGGTATGTTGGTTTGGGGATTAAAAAAACGTATCAGGTCTTTTTATTATATCTCAATCGCATTTTTTTTATTACTCTTAACATGTATCGTATATGGTTTACTCAAGTTTGGAATTTTACCAAGTAATTCATTTTTAGAAGAGATGTTATTTCCCATCGCATCCCTTGCTGATATCACATTATTTGCATTTGCTTTGGCAGATCGAATCCAATTACTCCGCCAAGAGAAAGATTTGGCTCTTGCCCAAGTCACAAGCCTTAGAAGGGAACGGAAAATTTCTCGTGACATTCTCATGCAATCCCTTCCCAAAACAAATCCAGATGTCAAAGGATTACAAATCCAAATTTACATCCAACCGATGAAAGATGTAGGTGGGGATTTTTATGAATACCACTCTCCCAATCAATACGAACTAGGAATTGTTTTATGTGATGTATCTGGTCATGGAATTCCTGCTTCTCTCATTTCAGCGATGGGTAAAGTTGCTTTTACAACGCAAAAAGATTCGATTTCATCCCCAAAACAGGTGTTAGAAGGAATGAATCGAGTTTTATACGGAAACTGTTCTCCTCAATATGTGACTGCTTCCTATTTGTATTTAAATAGTTCTACAAATGTATGGAGGTTTGGACGTGCAGGTCACCCGAGTGCATTTTTACAAAGGGCAAGTGGAGAAATCATCAAAGTCCATCCCAAAGGGAAAATTATAGGTGTGTTCCCTGAAATCCAAATTGATGAAATCACATATCCCGTTTTCCCGAAAGACCGCATTTTACTTTTGAGTGATGGGGTCCTGGAATGTTTTGATCCCAAAGGAAATATGTTCGGTGATGCAGGCCTTATCGATTTTTTAAAAACAAACCGTGAACTTCCCAACCATTTGTTTAAGGGAAAACTCATCCAAGAGTTGGAGTCATTTTCAAATCGAGAAATAAAAGACTGGGAGGACGACCTAACCTTTATTTTTCTGGAATTGGTATGA
- a CDS encoding DUF342 domain-containing protein: MPGPDSYTDRILQDLEASENGYFQIENSNGKAILKITKPGAKGKKVEYKDVLARVQLFGVEGYQTEQLKKIVVLADGKPVEIGTWSKGDPVPSYADISVSDDGMEAKMVLHPPKHGGPLLTEYQLREQIAAVGISVGIIDSVIQNQIKNPEFFVPYIIARGVQPIPGKDGEIKIYFRSDNKPQLEEDEHGRINYKNIGVIQSVKPGDLIAEKIPPKKGEFGKTVTGTILPYQEEKIVEWILGPNVELKEDKLYAKIAGRPVLSAAWEIKVDEVIQLEAVDYSTGNIDFPGTIIVEEKIGDGFSLTTSGSIIIRNSVGKAFLKAKGDIVLSGGFMGRGEGYIESEGNIYAKFVEQGKLTAQGSIFVEEAVMHSEISAKDFIRVIGGRGEVIGGTIIAGNSLTCAKLGAVVETKTKVAIGTPPELLDELNRMKKEISEKEITLHKVQLTLTKLVEKSQKKELSQEEKDTITKLKDANDKFTKVLETQIKQFETALGSYEPNPDAFVDVEREVYPGVDLSFGAGKNYRMGMSSLVGKTKFYLGTDGSIQTERNVIRKEDDLLL, translated from the coding sequence ATGCCAGGCCCTGACTCTTATACCGATCGAATCTTACAAGACTTGGAAGCATCCGAAAATGGTTATTTCCAAATCGAAAATTCCAATGGAAAAGCCATATTAAAAATCACCAAACCTGGTGCAAAAGGCAAAAAAGTAGAATACAAAGATGTCCTTGCACGTGTGCAACTCTTCGGAGTCGAAGGTTACCAAACCGAACAATTAAAAAAAATCGTAGTGCTTGCCGATGGAAAACCAGTAGAAATTGGAACATGGTCCAAAGGGGATCCAGTTCCCTCTTATGCAGACATCAGTGTTTCCGATGATGGTATGGAAGCAAAAATGGTACTCCACCCTCCGAAACATGGTGGGCCACTCCTTACCGAATACCAATTAAGGGAACAAATCGCAGCCGTCGGAATTTCAGTTGGGATCATCGATTCTGTCATCCAAAACCAAATCAAAAATCCTGAATTTTTTGTACCGTATATCATTGCAAGAGGTGTCCAACCGATCCCTGGCAAAGATGGTGAAATTAAAATTTACTTCCGATCTGACAACAAACCACAGTTAGAAGAAGATGAACATGGAAGAATCAATTATAAAAACATTGGTGTCATCCAATCCGTTAAACCGGGTGACTTAATCGCTGAAAAAATCCCACCGAAAAAAGGTGAGTTTGGCAAAACAGTTACAGGCACCATCCTACCCTACCAAGAAGAAAAAATTGTCGAATGGATCCTTGGACCAAATGTAGAACTGAAAGAGGACAAACTGTACGCTAAAATTGCAGGTCGTCCTGTTCTATCAGCAGCATGGGAAATCAAAGTAGATGAAGTGATCCAATTAGAAGCTGTGGATTATTCCACTGGGAATATTGATTTTCCTGGTACCATCATTGTGGAAGAAAAAATTGGAGACGGATTTAGTCTTACAACCAGTGGCAGTATCATCATTCGTAACTCTGTTGGAAAAGCCTTTCTCAAAGCCAAAGGTGACATTGTCCTTTCTGGTGGTTTTATGGGCCGAGGAGAAGGTTACATCGAATCAGAAGGAAATATTTACGCCAAATTTGTAGAACAAGGAAAACTCACAGCCCAAGGTTCTATTTTTGTCGAAGAAGCTGTGATGCACTCGGAAATTTCAGCAAAGGATTTTATCCGTGTGATCGGTGGTCGTGGAGAAGTGATTGGAGGAACCATCATTGCAGGAAATTCACTCACTTGTGCGAAACTCGGTGCTGTCGTCGAAACGAAAACCAAGGTAGCCATCGGTACTCCACCTGAACTCTTAGATGAGCTCAACCGAATGAAAAAAGAAATTTCAGAAAAAGAAATCACCCTTCATAAAGTCCAACTCACACTCACAAAACTTGTGGAAAAAAGCCAAAAAAAAGAACTGAGCCAAGAAGAAAAAGATACCATCACCAAATTAAAAGATGCCAATGATAAATTTACAAAAGTTTTAGAAACTCAAATCAAACAGTTTGAAACTGCACTAGGATCCTATGAACCAAATCCAGATGCCTTTGTAGACGTTGAACGAGAAGTATACCCAGGTGTGGACTTGAGTTTTGGTGCAGGGAAAAATTACCGGATGGGAATGAGTTCACTTGTCGGAAAGACGAAATTTTATTTAGGAACCGATGGTTCTATTCAAACAGAACGAAATGTGATTCGAAAAGAGGATGACTTACTCCTCTAA
- a CDS encoding TrmH family RNA methyltransferase, producing the protein MKQQRFNITSFSNPKVKWVSGLKEKRNRDEEKKFFIEGYREIKKAITGNQNSPIPCLPVKITSLFVSPECFLGENEEELISSLRCPIYELPRKIFEKISYRDRPDGLIAVADTPNANIPWEQFSSIQTNPILIIEGVEKPGNLGTILRTAEGAGVGLVIVTDPRIDLFNPNVVRASTGTIFTLPVYIGDLKEVLSEFHNIGYKRYAVTPEGKTLYSSVDMKEKSVFLFGSEQYGLSPIAKELADTTLYLPMLGEADSLNLAMSCGIVLYESIRQRSK; encoded by the coding sequence ATGAAACAACAACGATTCAACATCACAAGTTTCTCAAACCCAAAGGTCAAATGGGTCAGCGGCCTCAAAGAAAAAAGGAACAGAGATGAAGAAAAAAAATTTTTCATCGAAGGTTATAGAGAAATCAAAAAAGCCATCACAGGGAATCAAAATTCACCTATCCCTTGTTTGCCGGTAAAGATTACGAGTCTATTCGTTTCTCCCGAATGTTTTTTAGGAGAAAATGAGGAAGAACTCATTTCGTCCCTTCGTTGTCCGATTTACGAATTACCAAGAAAAATATTTGAAAAGATATCCTATCGAGATCGGCCTGATGGTCTCATTGCTGTTGCAGACACACCAAATGCAAATATTCCATGGGAACAATTTAGTTCCATCCAAACCAATCCCATCCTCATCATCGAAGGTGTCGAAAAACCAGGGAATCTTGGCACCATCCTTCGGACTGCTGAAGGTGCTGGTGTTGGACTTGTGATTGTAACAGACCCAAGGATTGATTTATTTAATCCCAATGTGGTCCGAGCAAGCACTGGAACTATTTTCACACTCCCTGTATACATCGGAGACTTAAAGGAAGTTTTATCTGAATTTCATAACATAGGATACAAACGGTATGCGGTCACACCAGAAGGGAAAACCTTATACAGTTCAGTGGACATGAAAGAAAAATCTGTTTTTTTGTTTGGCAGTGAACAGTATGGTCTGAGTCCGATTGCTAAAGAACTCGCAGATACAACATTATACCTTCCCATGCTCGGTGAAGCAGATTCTCTCAATTTAGCTATGTCCTGTGGAATTGTTTTGTACGAATCCATCCGCCAAAGATCCAAATGA
- a CDS encoding STAS domain-containing protein — protein MLIQSHRQENHLLLSIQRDVLMENSREFYQEFEKAIEGSNFGKLTMDFHLVKFLDSSGIGAVIKASSALHNRGVEIFVTNLNKNLNSVFRLSGLNHILSILTLDEYLSKFPEFQQTLEA, from the coding sequence ATGTTGATTCAAAGCCACCGTCAGGAAAACCACCTGTTACTCTCCATCCAAAGGGATGTCCTGATGGAAAATTCACGCGAGTTTTACCAAGAGTTTGAGAAAGCAATTGAAGGTTCCAATTTTGGGAAACTGACAATGGACTTTCATTTGGTGAAATTTTTGGATTCGAGTGGGATTGGAGCTGTGATCAAAGCATCATCTGCCCTTCACAACCGTGGTGTGGAAATTTTTGTGACCAACCTCAATAAAAATTTAAACTCTGTTTTTCGTTTGTCTGGGCTGAATCATATCCTTTCGATTTTGACTTTGGATGAATACCTTTCCAAATTCCCAGAGTTCCAACAAACTCTAGAGGCTTAA
- a CDS encoding glycosyl transferase, giving the protein MKLYYYISGHGFGHISRSGSIIKRLLNEDFIEEIHLISTRIGFIDYEHPKLKLRSLKLDVGISQKDSLSIDIETTKEELIQFEKSKSILLKEETKYCKDHKISLILTDSSSFPITIALETGIPSVFIGNFTWDFIYRNYAKSDSYFGNLSDHLEVEYGFVTEALVLPFQCPMPNFLERSSIGLVGRKPTLSKEMARKQFGFRDEITYILLSFGAYGLEGHRLHTDLLPNHIQLVAFGVPGIQSDGILVPEVSHYPDLVAASDFVCTKPGYGILAECYYAKTPILYTDRGDFSEYLYLVGALDLYFQSVYLPLEKIISCEFEEALAYMRTVDGMTPKSELKTNGEEDVVRHLLEYT; this is encoded by the coding sequence ATGAAACTCTATTATTATATATCAGGCCATGGGTTCGGACATATTAGTCGCTCGGGGAGCATCATTAAACGGTTATTAAACGAAGATTTCATTGAAGAAATCCATTTAATAAGCACCCGTATCGGTTTTATCGACTATGAACATCCCAAATTAAAACTGCGTTCTCTCAAATTAGATGTAGGTATCTCACAAAAAGATTCACTTTCCATAGACATTGAAACCACAAAAGAGGAACTGATCCAATTTGAAAAATCCAAATCCATTTTATTAAAGGAAGAAACCAAATACTGTAAGGATCACAAAATCTCTCTGATCCTTACCGATAGTTCTTCCTTCCCGATTACAATTGCATTGGAAACAGGGATTCCCAGTGTCTTCATTGGAAATTTTACATGGGATTTTATTTATCGTAATTATGCAAAATCCGATTCTTACTTCGGAAATTTGAGCGACCATTTGGAAGTGGAATATGGGTTTGTTACAGAGGCTCTGGTTTTACCTTTTCAATGCCCTATGCCCAATTTTTTAGAACGATCGAGTATCGGTCTTGTTGGGAGAAAACCAACTCTATCGAAGGAGATGGCTCGTAAACAATTTGGGTTCCGAGATGAAATCACTTATATCCTGCTTTCCTTTGGAGCTTACGGTTTAGAAGGACATAGGTTACATACAGATTTATTGCCTAATCATATCCAACTTGTTGCGTTTGGAGTTCCTGGCATTCAATCTGATGGAATTTTGGTACCTGAAGTCTCACATTACCCGGATTTGGTGGCAGCTTCTGATTTTGTTTGTACAAAACCTGGGTATGGAATTTTAGCAGAATGTTATTATGCAAAAACTCCAATTCTTTATACAGATCGTGGAGACTTCAGCGAGTATCTTTATCTCGTTGGTGCTCTTGATTTGTATTTTCAATCGGTCTATTTGCCGTTAGAAAAAATTATTTCTTGTGAATTTGAAGAAGCCCTGGCATACATGAGAACAGTGGATGGAATGACTCCCAAATCGGAACTAAAAACAAATGGTGAAGAAGATGTGGTTCGTCATTTGTTAGAATATACATAA
- a CDS encoding class I SAM-dependent methyltransferase, whose translation MTKSYELLDSGDLSKLEIVGGYKLQRSSPTSAYGKETPGIWKDLHATYIKNDSGSGHWNFQKKVPESFTIEFSNLTFKIKLTPFGHIGLFPEQETNWNRIREIGKKKQGLEVLNLFAYSGGSTLACLDAGMSVCHVDASKGMVDWARENAKLSGLDSKPVRWIVDDVMKFIRREIKRGKKYQGLILDPPSFGRGSKGEVWKIEENLSELMDALMELSDSKPEFVILSCHSQGFSPLTLERILSSRIKTKGNYETTELYIPETSGKKYPAGFCTFFKKS comes from the coding sequence ATGACAAAAAGTTACGAATTATTGGATTCCGGTGACCTATCCAAATTAGAAATTGTGGGCGGTTACAAACTGCAACGATCCTCCCCTACTTCCGCCTATGGCAAAGAAACTCCTGGGATCTGGAAAGACTTACATGCCACTTATATTAAAAATGATTCTGGCTCAGGACATTGGAATTTCCAAAAAAAAGTTCCAGAAAGTTTCACCATTGAATTTTCGAATTTAACTTTCAAAATCAAACTCACTCCCTTTGGTCATATTGGTCTTTTCCCAGAACAGGAAACCAATTGGAACCGGATCCGAGAGATTGGCAAAAAAAAACAAGGCCTCGAAGTATTAAATTTATTCGCCTATTCTGGTGGATCCACACTGGCTTGCCTTGATGCAGGCATGAGTGTTTGCCATGTGGATGCATCGAAAGGTATGGTGGACTGGGCAAGGGAAAATGCAAAACTTTCAGGACTCGATTCCAAACCAGTCCGTTGGATCGTAGATGATGTGATGAAGTTCATCCGTCGTGAAATCAAACGTGGAAAAAAATACCAAGGCCTCATCCTAGACCCACCCAGTTTTGGTCGTGGTTCCAAAGGAGAAGTTTGGAAAATTGAAGAAAACTTATCAGAGCTTATGGATGCACTGATGGAACTCTCTGACTCCAAACCAGAATTTGTCATACTCAGTTGCCATAGCCAAGGTTTTAGCCCACTCACCTTAGAACGAATTCTTTCTTCTCGGATCAAAACCAAAGGGAATTACGAAACCACTGAACTTTATATCCCAGAAACTTCAGGAAAAAAATACCCTGCAGGTTTTTGTACATTTTTTAAAAAATCATAA
- a CDS encoding citrate synthase has translation MSEKAILKVDGKEYELPIVAGSEDEKAIDITKLRQLSGYVTIDSGYLNTGACTSEITFLDGEKGILRYRGIPIEDLAAKSTFTEVAHLLIYGKLPNDARLKEWNSSITKHTMIHEDLKRLFNGFPKDGHPMAIMSCMMGCLSTYYQDSYDPMNEEHREISIIRLLAKFPTIAAYAYKKSIGQPIIHPLNELDYASNFLNMMFAVPAEDYHIDPEIVSALNLLLILHADHEQNCSTSTVRLVGSSLANLYGAISAGILALWGPRHGGANQEVLEMLEGIKKSGLSVKKIVEQAKDKNSSFRLNGFGHRVYKNFDPRAKIIKVACDKVLNKLGIKDPLLDIAKELEEAALNDPYFVERKLYPNVDFYSGIIYRALGIPTNMFTVMFAMGRLPGWIAQWKEMIEDPNLKIGRPRQIYTGPKEISYETAKKQA, from the coding sequence ATGTCCGAAAAGGCTATTCTGAAAGTGGATGGAAAAGAGTATGAACTTCCGATTGTAGCGGGAAGTGAAGACGAGAAGGCAATTGATATTACAAAACTCCGCCAATTGTCAGGTTATGTTACGATTGATTCCGGTTATTTAAATACAGGTGCATGTACAAGTGAAATCACCTTTTTGGATGGGGAAAAAGGAATTTTAAGATACCGCGGAATTCCCATTGAAGATTTAGCAGCAAAGTCAACCTTTACCGAAGTTGCTCACTTACTCATTTATGGAAAACTTCCAAATGATGCCAGACTCAAAGAATGGAATAGTTCAATCACGAAACATACAATGATCCATGAAGACCTCAAACGTCTCTTCAATGGATTTCCAAAAGATGGACACCCGATGGCGATCATGTCTTGTATGATGGGTTGTTTGTCTACTTACTACCAAGATAGTTATGATCCAATGAATGAGGAACATAGAGAAATTTCCATCATTCGCCTACTTGCAAAATTCCCAACCATCGCGGCGTATGCGTATAAAAAGTCGATTGGCCAACCTATCATCCATCCGTTAAACGAATTGGATTATGCATCTAACTTTCTCAATATGATGTTTGCTGTTCCTGCAGAAGACTATCACATCGATCCGGAGATTGTTTCTGCACTCAACTTACTCCTCATCCTTCACGCAGACCATGAACAAAACTGTTCTACTTCTACTGTACGTCTTGTAGGGTCATCACTTGCAAACTTGTATGGTGCCATTTCTGCAGGGATCCTTGCTCTGTGGGGGCCTCGCCATGGTGGAGCCAACCAAGAAGTTTTGGAGATGTTAGAAGGGATTAAAAAAAGTGGTTTGTCTGTGAAAAAAATCGTAGAACAAGCCAAGGACAAAAACTCCAGTTTCCGATTGAATGGATTTGGTCACCGTGTTTACAAAAACTTTGACCCACGTGCCAAAATCATCAAAGTTGCTTGTGACAAAGTGTTAAACAAACTTGGAATCAAAGACCCACTCCTTGACATCGCAAAAGAATTGGAAGAAGCAGCTCTCAATGATCCATACTTTGTCGAAAGAAAACTCTATCCGAACGTAGACTTCTATTCCGGTATCATTTATAGGGCACTCGGAATTCCTACAAACATGTTCACTGTGATGTTTGCTATGGGAAGATTACCTGGCTGGATTGCACAATGGAAAGAAATGATTGAAGACCCGAATTTAAAAATTGGTCGTCCAAGACAAATTTACACTGGTCCAAAAGAAATTTCTTACGAAACAGCAAAAAAACAAGCGTAA
- a CDS encoding LA_1326/LA_4305 family lipoprotein, with the protein MKFFSLLLPFFLLIGFLQSCASGVKSRSLLFRSNEFAIYTVARDKINLKQETSVAKTFAHPVELTEDKILDLLGNIRFREESSYGDVNQYIFEEKEIKEFALDLVDGLQKLKPDQLLLVISKYNPVKSVVSHYSRTAFYIWSTDTSIEILFGELQKEISYDEQGNYFDWSNIPDIPFEHFPQSTYVLQGQGFSFKKVGGFRNRHWLVFDKTDLSKLKFEKRKKNSNEISNSVDADMKADKKISRDEEDGVLLEE; encoded by the coding sequence ATGAAATTCTTTTCACTCCTTCTACCATTTTTCCTTTTGATCGGTTTTTTACAATCCTGTGCCTCTGGAGTTAAATCGAGATCCTTACTCTTTCGAAGTAATGAGTTTGCGATTTATACAGTTGCAAGGGACAAAATCAATTTAAAACAAGAAACCTCAGTTGCCAAAACATTCGCTCACCCAGTAGAACTTACGGAAGATAAAATTTTAGACCTACTCGGTAATATTCGATTCCGAGAAGAGAGTTCCTATGGAGATGTGAACCAATACATCTTTGAAGAAAAAGAAATCAAAGAGTTTGCTCTCGATTTGGTGGATGGATTACAAAAATTAAAACCAGACCAACTATTACTTGTGATCTCAAAATACAACCCAGTGAAATCTGTGGTTTCTCATTACTCAAGAACTGCGTTTTATATTTGGTCAACAGACACATCCATTGAGATTTTATTTGGCGAATTACAAAAAGAAATCTCTTATGATGAACAAGGGAATTATTTTGATTGGTCAAACATCCCTGATATCCCTTTTGAACATTTCCCTCAATCTACTTATGTTTTACAAGGACAGGGTTTTAGTTTTAAAAAGGTAGGCGGGTTTCGTAACCGCCACTGGCTTGTGTTTGATAAAACCGACTTGTCGAAATTGAAATTTGAAAAACGAAAAAAAAATTCGAATGAAATTTCTAACTCAGTGGATGCGGATATGAAAGCAGATAAAAAAATATCTCGAGATGAAGAGGATGGAGTGTTATTAGAGGAGTAA
- the rpmE gene encoding 50S ribosomal protein L31, with amino-acid sequence MKTDIHPKYVAAKIKCACGTVIETRSTAGDISVEICSNCHPFFTGKSKLVDTTGRVDKFKKKYKMK; translated from the coding sequence ATGAAAACTGACATCCATCCAAAATACGTTGCTGCCAAAATTAAATGTGCTTGTGGTACTGTGATTGAAACACGTTCCACTGCAGGGGACATCAGTGTGGAAATTTGTTCCAACTGCCACCCGTTCTTCACAGGAAAATCCAAACTTGTGGATACAACAGGCCGCGTAGACAAGTTCAAGAAAAAATACAAAATGAAGTAA
- a CDS encoding pentapeptide repeat-containing protein: protein MAVMDFARYKEINDQRMNYREMEDATVVSYYRNTGCGDGYRIYLKLNENQVVEDASYTTTGCGFGIVALAMATEYAKGKSISDLKTLTPETLETLFEFPERRKNYPESAVAALKKAVEDFESGQGVPKENRITKAQTMELLHKQGHLREAKLSSVMLEKEKLDGVDFSGADLHNAFLQNSSFVGANFQGANLKASFFNGADLRNANFRGADLRFAKLASAKIEGADFTDAIYDIGTRVDHSQMYIFDVMKKAGKDLYLKTGEGE from the coding sequence ATGGCAGTAATGGACTTTGCTCGCTACAAAGAAATCAACGACCAAAGGATGAATTACCGTGAGATGGAAGACGCAACTGTTGTCTCCTATTACCGCAACACAGGTTGCGGAGACGGTTACCGCATCTATCTTAAGTTAAACGAGAATCAAGTTGTGGAAGACGCAAGTTATACCACAACAGGTTGTGGGTTTGGGATTGTGGCACTTGCCATGGCAACTGAATATGCCAAAGGGAAATCCATTTCTGATTTAAAAACCCTTACCCCAGAAACTCTCGAAACATTATTTGAATTCCCAGAACGTAGGAAAAATTATCCAGAATCGGCTGTTGCTGCTCTCAAAAAAGCGGTAGAAGATTTTGAATCGGGCCAAGGTGTTCCGAAAGAAAATCGAATCACAAAAGCACAAACGATGGAACTCCTTCATAAACAAGGCCACCTAAGGGAGGCTAAGTTATCTAGTGTCATGTTAGAAAAAGAAAAATTGGACGGAGTCGATTTTTCAGGCGCTGACCTTCACAATGCCTTCTTACAAAACTCTAGTTTTGTGGGAGCGAACTTCCAAGGTGCGAATCTGAAGGCTTCTTTTTTTAACGGAGCAGATTTGCGTAACGCCAATTTTCGAGGTGCCGACCTACGTTTTGCAAAACTAGCTTCGGCCAAAATTGAAGGTGCTGATTTTACTGACGCCATATATGATATTGGAACTCGGGTAGACCATAGCCAAATGTACATCTTTGATGTGATGAAAAAAGCAGGGAAAGATCTCTATTTAAAAACTGGGGAAGGGGAATGA